Proteins encoded by one window of Bremerella cremea:
- a CDS encoding tetratricopeptide repeat protein, whose translation MKYFSLSVFLLVGFFSPCCYADKTAEALEKMPPHQRFEVLINGYEEALSQAARRKLPLQKVKQLKQIRDKQLQLLIDSQKSTPLTDLSIVDLVAISTSHEYLHQWEGALRYAQAAFDRSPRDESVYPCLIRSLLNLKRVDEAEDALAVGREELGKDSPVNSLHFFLAMCRKDQGDIEKSVQHYGTLYTYYLNQLDDDSFDLFVPANHLAGYWNILVSSQGKAKAVELFTGYLDQVTRAHTLNDPEVVYSERQLHRSTFFFALRHEMTRLAVPDSLEQIQRDWLHFAVKQLVRDPNSRVAWGAFGKMMDELSNKSVLNRSDIEKALRSLDSSAFFQDNSAVSQRIEKDLHGLVSPDPMPEKED comes from the coding sequence ATGAAATATTTCAGCCTATCTGTTTTCCTGCTTGTAGGTTTCTTCTCGCCTTGCTGTTACGCGGATAAAACTGCGGAAGCCCTTGAGAAGATGCCTCCCCATCAGCGATTCGAAGTGCTTATCAATGGATACGAAGAGGCTTTATCGCAAGCTGCAAGAAGGAAGTTGCCCCTCCAGAAGGTTAAACAACTAAAGCAGATTCGGGATAAACAACTCCAACTCTTGATCGATTCGCAAAAGTCGACACCGTTAACCGATTTATCGATTGTCGACTTAGTGGCGATTTCGACAAGCCATGAATACCTTCACCAGTGGGAAGGTGCGCTTCGCTACGCACAAGCAGCATTCGACAGGTCGCCGCGAGATGAATCTGTTTATCCCTGCCTTATCCGTTCGTTACTAAATTTAAAACGTGTCGATGAAGCGGAAGATGCCCTCGCGGTGGGGAGAGAAGAGTTGGGTAAGGACAGTCCCGTTAATTCCCTGCATTTCTTCCTCGCCATGTGTCGAAAAGACCAGGGAGATATCGAAAAGAGCGTTCAGCACTATGGGACACTCTACACTTACTACTTAAATCAACTCGATGATGACTCTTTTGACCTATTTGTCCCCGCAAATCACCTAGCAGGGTATTGGAATATTCTCGTTTCCTCTCAGGGGAAAGCGAAGGCGGTCGAGCTATTTACTGGCTATCTTGACCAAGTCACCCGGGCGCACACTCTTAATGACCCAGAGGTCGTCTATTCCGAACGGCAGTTGCACCGGAGTACGTTCTTTTTCGCATTGCGTCATGAAATGACACGCCTTGCTGTGCCTGATAGTCTCGAGCAGATCCAGCGTGATTGGCTTCATTTTGCAGTCAAGCAATTGGTCCGAGACCCTAATTCTCGTGTTGCCTGGGGCGCTTTTGGAAAGATGATGGACGAACTGAGCAATAAGTCCGTCTTAAACAGGTCAGATATTGAGAAAGCACTTAGATCCCTAGATTCATCCGCATTCTTCCAAGACAACAGTGCTGTTAGCCAACGCATAGAAAAGGATCTTCATGGGCTCGTGTCGCCTGATCCTATGCCTGAAAAAGAAGACTAA
- a CDS encoding M61 family metallopeptidase, with translation MNWSCMMLPLRCFVVLSVAWAGLPVALAGGDETEQVLTLDLDASEISRNLLHGKMTFPVSPGPLTLVYPKWIQGEHGPNGHIADLVGLKFTANGQPIAWRRDDFDAYQFHLEVPAEVSQLEAELELIISPQASGYSRAASTTDKLGAINWYQIVLYNAAQPIDQQTIRASLTLPEKWELGGALPVAKTHGSRTDFAPVSVETLCDSPTHCGLHCREIAIGPAEGPQHSIFFTADDPAGYDISPEMKSTLDNVVTETQAVFGEPPYRSYQFLLMLSDHIGYYGMEHHESSDNRGPLGMVTDPLYRKTRHGWLLCHEFVHAWNGKYRRPIGMSPPDHHAPLKTDMLWVYEGLTHYYGFVLAVRSGFWDPQTARDNFARIAARAEIESGREWRSLEDTAIAAHYQYRAARPDGWYRRRGTDFYDEAAMVWLEADTLIRQQTHGKKSLDDFCLAFYANGQETPRVDPFTYQQMVACLNEVAPYDWDTFFNERVRQPGAQPPTGGITRGGWQLTVQTEPTEYFANAEKQSHDVDLSHTLGIVLQGNGTVEDIVPGSPADQAGVIARMKLIAVDGDRWTPELIRAAIADPGQDGEVELLFERNDRLSGFNVTYRGGNKYPTLTRATDGSPDYLSDILAPRK, from the coding sequence ATGAACTGGTCTTGCATGATGTTGCCGCTGCGTTGTTTTGTGGTTCTTTCGGTGGCTTGGGCCGGGCTGCCGGTGGCGTTGGCTGGGGGGGACGAGACCGAGCAGGTTTTGACGCTCGATTTAGATGCGTCCGAAATCTCGCGGAATCTGCTGCATGGAAAGATGACGTTTCCGGTATCGCCTGGGCCGTTGACGCTCGTTTATCCGAAGTGGATTCAAGGCGAGCATGGTCCCAACGGACATATTGCCGATTTGGTGGGTTTGAAGTTCACTGCCAATGGCCAGCCAATTGCCTGGCGGCGCGACGACTTCGACGCTTACCAATTTCATCTGGAAGTTCCGGCAGAAGTTAGCCAGTTGGAGGCGGAACTCGAGTTGATCATCTCGCCGCAGGCCAGCGGCTACTCGCGGGCCGCGTCGACCACCGACAAACTGGGAGCGATCAATTGGTATCAGATTGTTCTGTACAACGCCGCCCAGCCTATCGATCAGCAAACCATTCGCGCTTCGCTGACCTTGCCTGAGAAGTGGGAGTTGGGGGGCGCGCTACCGGTGGCGAAGACCCACGGTTCGCGAACGGACTTCGCCCCCGTTTCGGTAGAGACCTTATGCGATTCTCCGACGCATTGCGGTTTGCATTGCCGCGAAATTGCCATCGGTCCGGCAGAGGGCCCGCAACATTCGATCTTTTTTACCGCTGACGATCCGGCTGGCTACGACATTTCCCCGGAAATGAAATCGACGCTCGACAACGTTGTTACCGAAACGCAAGCGGTTTTCGGCGAACCTCCTTACCGTTCGTACCAATTCTTGTTGATGCTCAGCGATCATATCGGGTACTACGGGATGGAGCATCACGAGTCGAGCGACAATCGCGGGCCGCTGGGTATGGTGACCGATCCGTTGTACCGCAAGACACGGCACGGGTGGCTGTTGTGTCACGAGTTCGTGCATGCTTGGAACGGTAAGTATCGTCGTCCGATTGGAATGTCGCCGCCCGATCATCACGCACCTCTCAAGACCGACATGCTGTGGGTTTATGAAGGTTTAACGCATTACTACGGCTTCGTGCTGGCAGTGCGATCTGGCTTTTGGGATCCGCAGACCGCTCGCGACAACTTCGCCCGGATTGCTGCCCGTGCCGAAATTGAATCGGGGCGCGAGTGGCGTTCGCTGGAAGACACCGCGATTGCCGCGCATTACCAATACCGCGCTGCCCGCCCCGATGGTTGGTATCGTCGCCGAGGGACCGACTTCTACGACGAAGCGGCCATGGTTTGGCTAGAAGCCGACACGCTCATTCGGCAGCAGACGCACGGGAAGAAGTCGCTTGATGATTTCTGTCTGGCATTTTACGCGAATGGCCAAGAAACACCGCGCGTCGATCCGTTCACTTACCAGCAAATGGTTGCCTGCTTGAATGAAGTTGCGCCTTACGATTGGGATACCTTCTTTAACGAACGCGTTCGTCAGCCAGGTGCTCAGCCGCCGACCGGTGGAATCACGCGTGGTGGCTGGCAGTTGACCGTACAAACGGAACCGACCGAGTACTTTGCCAACGCGGAAAAGCAAAGTCACGACGTCGACCTGTCGCATACGCTGGGGATCGTTTTGCAAGGGAACGGAACCGTGGAAGATATCGTGCCCGGCTCGCCTGCCGATCAAGCGGGCGTTATCGCCCGGATGAAGCTGATTGCTGTCGACGGAGACCGCTGGACACCGGAACTCATCCGAGCCGCCATCGCCGACCCAGGCCAAGATGGCGAGGTGGAACTGTTGTTCGAGCGAAACGACCGCCTGAGCGGTTTCAACGTGACCTATCGCGGCGGCAACAAATACCCAACCCTAACCCGCGCCACCGACGGCTCGCCTGATTACCTAAGCGATATCTTGGCACCGCGCAAGTAA